One window of the Roseovarius sp. THAF9 genome contains the following:
- a CDS encoding bifunctional diguanylate cyclase/phosphodiesterase: MTLSVITLAALLDVSVLSVSVPMLAIGLWAILQWRTNRHALKTRITLTVAINTTWMMALYVIADLHQGQYMLEVHMFYFINSGLVVAYACWRSVVTTLVIALVHHGLLSFTVPSLVWPAETYSWIHFWNHAGLGSLNCALGVTIAAVISRHLEHMEHQASRDELTSLLNRRGIHVALRQALLDENAVLHVLVMDLDEFKSINDTAGHAAGDTVLRQTAKELSRLAPQNAAIGRSGGDEFVVILRDAQWHEIDSFVDSVLEWSRLPFLYDGRELRFGLSIGIASSALRVRSPDQLFAEADMALYRAKKPGSNKAQVFSEELREQARQRKTIADEIVRGLERDEFIPFFQTQHDPLQGTVIGLEALARWNHPTRGLIGPECFIEIATEISKVADIDAVILQKAVQHVVEWENAGIHASKLAVNVSCSRLRDPKLADTILQLPEMRAQLALEFVETILIDKLTDHDQWMIDWLRGRNIRIEIDDFGTGRASLVALTRLRPDAIKIDRELVAPTIKDPDQQLVLRAIIEMANGLGVETTAEGVETHEQANLLRKLGASALQGYFFNRPFPPEEILEHLPYTRDVAC; the protein is encoded by the coding sequence ATGACATTGAGCGTCATAACTCTCGCTGCACTGCTTGATGTCTCCGTCTTGAGTGTTTCCGTCCCGATGCTAGCAATCGGACTTTGGGCGATTTTGCAATGGCGTACCAATCGTCACGCGTTAAAAACCAGGATCACGCTCACTGTCGCGATAAACACAACTTGGATGATGGCACTCTACGTGATCGCCGATCTGCACCAAGGGCAATACATGCTTGAGGTGCATATGTTCTATTTCATAAATAGTGGTTTGGTAGTTGCCTACGCGTGCTGGCGCTCGGTCGTCACCACCTTAGTAATTGCTCTTGTTCACCACGGATTACTGAGCTTTACCGTGCCGTCTCTGGTATGGCCAGCTGAGACATACTCTTGGATTCATTTTTGGAACCACGCTGGCCTTGGAAGCCTGAATTGCGCACTCGGCGTCACAATTGCCGCAGTAATTTCGCGCCATCTCGAGCACATGGAACACCAAGCCAGCCGTGATGAATTAACAAGCTTATTAAATCGGAGAGGTATACATGTCGCACTCCGCCAAGCTTTGCTGGACGAAAACGCCGTCCTACACGTCCTAGTTATGGACCTCGACGAATTCAAATCCATCAATGACACTGCCGGCCATGCGGCCGGTGATACAGTTCTGCGCCAAACCGCTAAAGAGTTGTCCCGGCTTGCGCCACAGAATGCTGCTATCGGCCGCTCCGGCGGCGACGAATTTGTCGTAATACTGCGTGACGCGCAATGGCACGAGATCGATAGCTTCGTCGATTCAGTGCTCGAATGGTCGCGCCTGCCTTTTCTTTATGATGGTCGTGAACTGCGATTTGGCCTCTCGATCGGGATTGCAAGTTCGGCTCTTAGGGTACGAAGCCCCGATCAGTTGTTCGCAGAGGCAGACATGGCACTGTATCGAGCGAAAAAACCTGGGAGCAATAAAGCTCAAGTGTTCAGCGAAGAACTTCGGGAGCAAGCCCGTCAGCGTAAGACTATCGCTGACGAGATTGTGCGCGGCCTCGAACGCGATGAGTTCATTCCATTTTTTCAAACTCAACACGATCCACTTCAAGGAACGGTGATAGGACTTGAAGCCCTTGCGCGTTGGAATCACCCCACACGTGGGCTTATCGGGCCCGAGTGTTTTATCGAAATAGCAACGGAGATATCTAAGGTAGCAGACATTGACGCGGTGATATTGCAAAAGGCAGTTCAACATGTCGTCGAGTGGGAAAATGCGGGGATTCACGCCTCAAAACTCGCCGTCAATGTAAGCTGTTCGCGGCTTCGCGATCCAAAGCTTGCAGATACGATCTTGCAGCTGCCAGAGATGCGAGCCCAACTCGCGCTTGAGTTTGTTGAGACCATTCTAATCGACAAATTAACCGACCACGATCAGTGGATGATTGACTGGTTGCGGGGGCGCAACATCAGAATTGAGATAGACGACTTCGGAACAGGTCGTGCTTCGCTTGTTGCGTTAACACGTCTTCGCCCGGACGCTATAAAAATAGATCGAGAACTCGTGGCCCCCACCATAAAGGATCCAGACCAGCAGCTGGTACTTCGTGCAATTATCGAAATGGCTAACGGTCTTGGCGTCGAAACAACGGCGGAAGGCGTCGAAACACACGAACAAGCAAATCTGCTAAGAAAACTGGGAGCAAGCGCCTTGCAAGGCTACTTTTTTAACAGACCATTTCCACCGGAGGAGATATTAGAACATCTTCCCTACACACGAGACGTAGCTTGCTAG